GGTCAAACAGGGCCAATTGCCGTTTCCTGCGATAAATGTGAACGACAGCGTCACCAAGTCTAAGTTTGACAATAAATACGGCTGTAAAGAATCATTGGTGGATGGTATCCGCCGTGCCACCGATACGATGATGGCCGGCAAAGTGGCTGTTGTGTGCGGTTATGGCGATGTGGGCAAGGGCTCTGCTGCTTCACTGCGCGGCGCGGGTGCACGTGTAAAAGTTACCGAAGTTGATCCGATCTGTGCCTTGCAAGCGGCCATGGACGGGTTTGAAGTGGTGCTGCTTGAAGATGAGTTGGACACAGCCGATATATTTATCACCACCACCGGCAACAAAGATGTTATCCGTATCGAACATATGCGCGGTATGAAGGATATGGCGATCGTTGGTAACATCGGCCATTTTGATAACGAAATCCAAGTGGCGCATCTAAAAAATCACAAATGGACCAATATCAAAGAGCAGGTTGATATGATCGAAATGCCAAATGGCAACCGTTTGATTTTGCTGTCCGAAGGCCGCCTTTTGAACCTTGGAAATGCAACCGGCCATCCGTCCTTTGTGATGTCTGCGTCCTTTACCAACCAAGTGCTGGCCCAGATCGAACTTTGGACCAAAGGCGATGATTACAACGATGACGTCTATATCCTGCCCAAGCATTTGGATGAGAAAGTGGCGCGGCTGCATCTGGGCCGTATCGGTGTCAAGCTGACCACATTGGACAAAGATCAGGCTGACTATATTGGCGTAACGCCAGAGGGGCCATTCAAGCCTGAACACTATCGGTATTAAGCCGGAGTGTTTGGCGCCACTTAGCGCGGACTGGCGCATTGATTTAACCAGATCAAACAGCGTTAGAACAGTGCGCGTGATTTAAAGAAAATTTGCGTCACTTGGTTCTTGGTTTTCTTTGCGAAACTGGGTTAACTATAAATACCGCGCCAGGACGGCCGGACCCTATCTAGAAACCTGACGTGCCGTGGGAGCACAAGGGGTGATATGAGGGTTCTGGCCACCGCGTCGGAGCCCTCATTTTTTTACAACAGCGCTGCTTGTGAAAATGGCAAGCTGGCTATTGGCCCGTTGATCCTTATCAAGACAGTTAAAATGCTTATGTGGGTCGAGAGGGTAAAGCGCCGTGCAGGAATTTGAAACCGACCGGCGCTTTAACCAAGACTAGCCCACCTTGACGATCTGTTTGCCAAAGTTTTCCCCGTTCAGCAGACCCATGAACGCGCGCGGCGCATTTTCAAGCCCCTCGGTGATATCCTCTTGATAGGTGATTTGGCCTTTTGCCAACATCGGACCAACATCGCGCAGGAAATCAACATAGCGGTCCCAGTGATCAGAAATGATAAATCCGTTCACTGACAGCCGGCTCACAAGGATTGTGCGCCAAAGTTTTGGCAGATTATCCCTTTCACCTCCGGCATTTGCGCCCAATGCGCCCGCGTTATACCAGCTGATCAATCCACAAAGCGGAATACGCCCACCCACATTCATCAGCGGCAGCACGGCTTCGAAAATCTTACCGGCCACATTTTCAAAATAAATATCCACGCCTTTAGGGCATTGCTCGGCAATGGCCGCGCGCATCGCTCTGGCGTCAGCGTATTCTTTATGGTCAAGACAGACATCAAAGCCGAATTTTTCCACTGCGAGCGCGCATTTTTCTGCGCCGCCGGCAATACCCACCGTGCGCAGACCGCGCGCTTTGGCCACTTGACCGACCATCGAGCCAACCGGGCCAGTGGCGGCCGCAACTACAAGGGTTTCGCCGGCTTTGGGGCGGCCCAACTCCATCAGGCCGTACCAACCGGTAAACCCGGGCATGCCAAGTACACCAAGGGCGGTTGTGATCGGGGCCAGTTTGGGGTCAAGTTTGCGCAGCTCTTTGGCTTTAATGCAGGCATGGCTGGCCCAGCCAAGCATTCCAAATACATAATCGCCTGCTGCAAAATCCGCAGCGTTCGTTGCCACAACCTGACCCACTGCGCCGCCTTCCATTGTGCCGCCAAGTGGCACCGGGTTGGCATAGGATTTTGCATCATCCATGCGGCCCCGCATATAAGGATCAAGCGACATATAGTGCACCTCAACCAGAACCTCGCCTTCGGCAGGCGTTGGCATGGGAATACTTTCCAGCAGAAAATCTTCATCGGCAGGGGTGCCCACCGGCCTGCGGGCCAAGGCAATTCGTTGCATGGTTTCGGTCATCTTATTCTCCTTTATGGTGGACTGCTACGATAGCGAAATACGCCAGTTGCGCTGGCAATTTTTGTGGATAGGTTATCGCTGAGAGAGGCGTCAGCGAAAAATGTTTTGCGGCCGCCGCCGGTACGATTGGCGGTGGCGATTAACAGATCGCCTTTGCATTGGGCCAGATAATTGACGTTTAAGTTAAGCGTCATAGCCCAGCGCGGCGGCGCACCCTTTGGGGCAAAACAGCCAGCATAGCCCATGGCTGTATCGGCCAATGTGGCATAAACGCCTCCATGCGGTATGCCCTGCCGGTTCATCAAAAAATCAGCCAAAGGCAATTCAAGCCGGCAATAACCTTCGGACCAATCGGCCAAAACAAACCCCAGATGACGCTGTAGCGGATAGGGGCGTTCATCGTGGAAATGCGCAGGATGGTCGATACCGCTCATACTGTTTTTGCAGCTTTTAAGCCGGCAGCCGCAAAAACTGAAACATAGTGGCCGACTTTCAATGCCCGCTCGGGGTTTGAGGCATTGCCGTCAAGCGCCCGCTTTTTCACGCCTTGCAGAATGCCGGCCATGCGGAAAAAGCAAAACGCCAAGTAAAACCCGAACCGGTCTATGCCGGCCAATCCGCGCCGCGCGCAATAAAGATCAATAAAGGCTTGATCTTCCATTAGGCCCTGCGCCTTTCGGTCGATCCCTGCCAGCCCGCGCCCCTCGGGGCCGGTCGGCATGGCCCATTGCATGATCACTGCCGCCAAATCGGCAAACGGATGCCCGATGGTCGACAGCTCCCAATCCAGCACTGCAAGACATTCGGGGCCGGATTTTGAAAACAGCATATTGTCGATCCGGTAATCGCCATGCACCAAGGTCCGCTGGCCGTCATCATCAGGAAGATTATTGTCCAGCCATTGGATCAGCGCATCCATATCAGGGATATGCTCTGTCTCGCTGGCCTTATACTGTTTTGCCCAGCGGCTGATTTGCCTTTGATAGTAATTGCCTTCGGGACCAAAATCTGACAGCTGCACCGCGTCAATGTCCACATCATGGATTGCGGCCAAAACACGGTTCATTTCCTCTTGGATCCTGCTGCGGTCGTCTTGGGCAACATCCGGCAGGACCGGGTTGTCGTAATTTATCCCGTCAACCATATCCATCACATAAAAGGCAGAGCCGATCACCGCATCATCTTCGCACAGCAAATGCATGCGCGCGACGGGCACATCGGAGTGTTCAAGCGCCTTTTGCACCCGAAATTCGCGATCAACTGCATGCGCCGATTTGAGCAATACGCCCGGCGGCTTGCGGCGCAGAACATAGTCTTTGCCTGGCGTGATCAGCCGGAAAGTCGGGTTTGATTGCCCACCGGCAAATTTCTCGGCACTTAAAGGGCCATTAAATCCAGCCAAGCGGTCACTCAGCCATACACTGACTGCTTCGGTATCTAGATGGGCAGTGTCTGACATGGTTGGCCTTTAGCTATAGGTCAAAAACTGATGAGTTTCGGCCGTGATATGCGGCGTTTCATTGAACCCGTGTAGATAACAGGCTTTTTGCGTAAAAATAAAGCGTGTGAGCGAACAGTTCTTGACCTGCAGTTGCAGTTTAATCTGTTGATCCGGCGGGCTTTGCATCACAGATGCCACCATCTGGCCAATTGGGCCGCCTGAACTCACGGCTAGGACGGTAGATGGTCCGCCGCGCATGATGAATTGCCGGGCGGCTTCGATGCGCTGGGTAAAGGTGGCCCAGCTCTCTGGCGGATCGGTGATCTCATCGCGCTGCCACGCCAGAACAGTTTCGCGCAGGGTTTTAAAATGGGTTTTGCGGTCACTATGCATATCTTTGGGGCCGCTGCCGGCTCCAAATCGCGCATTCAGCAGTCCGGTAAAGTCAAATTCATTCAGCCCAGCGTGAATTTCTGGCGCAACCGCTGCCATCCCCATGCCCCGCTGAATACCCTCAAGTGTTTCGCGGTGGCGGTTTAAATCGCCGATCACCCAAAGATCCGGCCGCACGCCCTGTGCGGCGATGGCTTGCCCAAGGGCAAAGCTTTGCGCGTGGCCAAGATCAGACAGCACGTCATAATTATCCGCGCCAAAACTGGCCTGAGCGTGTCTAGCCAGATAAAGTTCAGCCATTCGCTTGCCCAAACAGGCGGTCTTTGGCATGGCCGTATTGCGCGGTAAATTGATCTACCAATTCTTGGGTTGTCAT
The nucleotide sequence above comes from Rhodobacteraceae bacterium Araon29. Encoded proteins:
- a CDS encoding adenosylhomocysteinase, which gives rise to MSTDFIVKDIALAEFGRKELDIAETEMPGLMALRKEYGESKPLTGARIVGSLHMTIQTAVLIETLVELGAGVRWASCNIFSTQDHAAAAIAAGGTPVFAIKGQTLTEHWDYLDRSFMFPEGANMILDDGGDATLYVLLGARVEAGETDLIAVPTSEEEEAVFAQIKKRMAESPGWFTKQRDMIQGVSEETTTGVHRLYELVKQGQLPFPAINVNDSVTKSKFDNKYGCKESLVDGIRRATDTMMAGKVAVVCGYGDVGKGSAASLRGAGARVKVTEVDPICALQAAMDGFEVVLLEDELDTADIFITTTGNKDVIRIEHMRGMKDMAIVGNIGHFDNEIQVAHLKNHKWTNIKEQVDMIEMPNGNRLILLSEGRLLNLGNATGHPSFVMSASFTNQVLAQIELWTKGDDYNDDVYILPKHLDEKVARLHLGRIGVKLTTLDKDQADYIGVTPEGPFKPEHYRY
- a CDS encoding zinc-binding dehydrogenase, which codes for MTETMQRIALARRPVGTPADEDFLLESIPMPTPAEGEVLVEVHYMSLDPYMRGRMDDAKSYANPVPLGGTMEGGAVGQVVATNAADFAAGDYVFGMLGWASHACIKAKELRKLDPKLAPITTALGVLGMPGFTGWYGLMELGRPKAGETLVVAAATGPVGSMVGQVAKARGLRTVGIAGGAEKCALAVEKFGFDVCLDHKEYADARAMRAAIAEQCPKGVDIYFENVAGKIFEAVLPLMNVGGRIPLCGLISWYNAGALGANAGGERDNLPKLWRTILVSRLSVNGFIISDHWDRYVDFLRDVGPMLAKGQITYQEDITEGLENAPRAFMGLLNGENFGKQIVKVG
- a CDS encoding hotdog fold thioesterase, which produces MSGIDHPAHFHDERPYPLQRHLGFVLADWSEGYCRLELPLADFLMNRQGIPHGGVYATLADTAMGYAGCFAPKGAPPRWAMTLNLNVNYLAQCKGDLLIATANRTGGGRKTFFADASLSDNLSTKIASATGVFRYRSSPP
- a CDS encoding phosphotransferase, encoding MSDTAHLDTEAVSVWLSDRLAGFNGPLSAEKFAGGQSNPTFRLITPGKDYVLRRKPPGVLLKSAHAVDREFRVQKALEHSDVPVARMHLLCEDDAVIGSAFYVMDMVDGINYDNPVLPDVAQDDRSRIQEEMNRVLAAIHDVDIDAVQLSDFGPEGNYYQRQISRWAKQYKASETEHIPDMDALIQWLDNNLPDDDGQRTLVHGDYRIDNMLFSKSGPECLAVLDWELSTIGHPFADLAAVIMQWAMPTGPEGRGLAGIDRKAQGLMEDQAFIDLYCARRGLAGIDRFGFYLAFCFFRMAGILQGVKKRALDGNASNPERALKVGHYVSVFAAAGLKAAKTV
- a CDS encoding histidine phosphatase family protein; translated protein: MAELYLARHAQASFGADNYDVLSDLGHAQSFALGQAIAAQGVRPDLWVIGDLNRHRETLEGIQRGMGMAAVAPEIHAGLNEFDFTGLLNARFGAGSGPKDMHSDRKTHFKTLRETVLAWQRDEITDPPESWATFTQRIEAARQFIMRGGPSTVLAVSSGGPIGQMVASVMQSPPDQQIKLQLQVKNCSLTRFIFTQKACYLHGFNETPHITAETHQFLTYS